A window of the Leishmania mexicana MHOM/GT/2001/U1103 complete genome, chromosome 1 genome harbors these coding sequences:
- a CDS encoding putative long-chain-fatty-acid-CoA ligase, with protein MGALLVTLLQCRNNQSLYPNLSATQHNHHVSCRQPCSVPLLADARAYGRQSHQHNSLTTSTTATIPTGAAGDEVASRPPVARRTSPTNGDTPSSVSFAGAGRDMRGADKQPVTLSKVCRGGGATGAATADADGDAAAVVSRLLPEGLLATNPTPTPPSTDPLYPQLQDHAAGKPAVDNALCTSTLPTVPPLSSAGIASSPSATPPTQPQNFPSLPSTTAFMPSATAAAPLALTAPPKRQCSNSAESPPTMLFPATSTPTLAPAGGLTLTSQNTSVAKGCDTVRRTALPGGSAAAARTDEANDAGGDVDMDDDELGPMDCADAFQYFFDEDEGVYRDVESIVYVAPQVARVSMPVLRDYYLSLRTTLYTEKSSAALTAPTVPPLLGGSMAPTIPGIFLLGASANARGRDMAIKMAAWSPTQPPPQRQASKAPCCPQQTPLALHDELRASITRALLETGEGLDDNAHNAATANDVAAADTPSGLQSGAGRFVSLVEEMAAACRRISAAPFVCWRSIDRVTALPPENPLWRRLHNGGGRVDNARGEVEDDTSCAPVSDAPRKRSSHPAALPDGDGSSGTEAHPPSSQHPSESPSLYYLGPQQYMTAAVWWSRVEAFGFGLRSMGLRPGDLIGIVEDTRWEWLVTCYAAWSVGLVVVVFDSSARTMARVAMDTAPDMKALVCGPTVHRDLRRHYDAAAAAAAAAARSARAPAPATPTTANDTKDYHGGGEDTDQHPHGACASGDAAAAAWADQRGKHDSAAGATALSERASAKPRTKQPAPSPMFIVIRSAGPPRGGRSDGDDGHTSATTRASATSAAAPRPWWSRTSVHERQPSHQAHGVAAEGHDDIVDEEEEEELWWSDVLMHGETKLKAWRQGKLRERRLQQQARLRHLKPQQRGARAAGAGVGGTAVASSPPSSASLRRPRLCGGLGTDDLRDAASAAAASQDGSATSVATSAKPGPTEAVSDSGITTPHATSCTASTAPVILVGAAAAKDAARRTSVPLRERSTPAGSPPRGSGSRSLSALPAASTLAGSAPTIAAPLMIIDDGPPQLPLAPLQPGDLAFILYTEGDPKGVLLTHGAVKASVAAHHEYLNSTDVDGDDGLRRVAGGGDALTGTATTSKNSGITAETTGRGGQSSSRIARYTTAYMPALRSRTAPAGRPSYMAYLPLHDICEFVAEIASLLRGLLVCYGTRRTLFDTWARPHGDLTEYKPTIFPALPATLARLRRTVESMVSTGYRQLLFEAAYEARRQAMRRGLHTPFLLSTIFAPSRKLLGGRCRLVLVRGGPGAAALHPRDQEYVEIVCGASLVQSYGVAETAGCGLQQAYCATQLDSIGGPLGPVHVKMRDVFATSATFVGRAATAAAVASGGCSPGWSGWTHHSERPTGELLLRGPTIMAGYYRQPERTAAVLEKSGWLHTEEVVERCPDGSLRRIASLRPHHATTSNGHCIALEPLEALYAQHPLCLEGGVCVLVHPYRRYVCALVLTDEHRLRDFLQTTAAAAATLPSPHSQPSSPTSPLPSSPAPQRLLTWAALAGGAWPQCLGDPALNQAAAASLAAWATQRGEAAPHERVRHVRVLYDVWDVAHHTRTATGRLLRPAIHYRYSGVIQELFADED; from the coding sequence ATGGGTGCACTGCTCGTGAcactgctgcagtgccgcaACAACCAGTCTCTCTACCCGAACCTCAGCGCCACACAGCACAATCATCATGTTTCGTGTCGGCAGCCGTgctcggtgccgctgctggccgATGCGCGCGCCTACGGCCGGCAATCACACCAGCATAACTCGCTGACGACCtcgaccaccgccacgaTACCGACTGGCGCGGCGGGCGATGAGGTCGCTTCTCGGCCACCGGTGGCGAGGCGCACGTCGCCCACTAACGGAGACACCCCGTCCTCAGTATCCTTCGCCGGTGCTGGGCGTGATATGCGAGGAGCTGACAAGCAACCCGTCACCCTTTCCAAGGTCTGCAGGGGCGGAGGCGCCACGGGTGCCGCCACGGCCGATGccgacggcgatgcagcagccgtcGTCTCACGTCTGCTGCCTGAAGGCCTGCTCGCCACCAATCcaacgccgacgccgccctCCACCGATCCGTTGTATCCGCAGCTACAGGACCATGCGGCAGGGAAGCCGGCGGTGGACAACGCTCTCTGCACCAGCACACTCCCCACAGTCCCACCGTTGTCATCAGCAGGGATAGCGAGCTCCCCCTCGGCCAccccgccgacgcagccTCAAAacttcccctccctgccctcCACAACGGCGTTCATGCCCAGtgccacggccgccgcccctctGGCACTGACCGCTCCGCCGAAGAGGCAGTGCAGCAACAGCGCGGAGTCGCCCCCCACCATGCTGTTCCCCGCGACCTCGACGCCGACCCTCGCGCCGGCCGGTGGGCTGACCCTTACGTCGCAGAATACGTCTGTGGCGAAGGGCTGCGACACCGTGAGGCGGACAGCCTTGCCaggtggcagcgctgccgctgcgaggACGGACGAAGCAAACGACGcgggcggcgacgtcgacaTGGATGACGACGAGCTTGGCCCGATGGACTGCGCAGACGCCTTTCAGTACTTCTTCGACGAAGACGAAGGGGTGTACCGGGACGTCGAGAGCATCGTCTACGTGGCGCCGCAGGTGGCGCGTGTGTCAATGCCCGTGTTGCGCGACTACTACCTAAGCCTGCGTACGACTCTGTACACGGAGAAGtcgtcagcggcgctgacTGCGCCAacggtgccaccgctgctaGGTGGCAGCATGGCACCTACCATCCCCGGCATATTTCTGCTAGGCGCCTCCGCGAACGCACGCGGCAGGGACATGGCGATCAAGATGGCCGCGTGGTctccgacgcagccgccaccgcaacGGCAGGCATCGAAAGCGCCCTGCTGCCCTCAGCAAACTCCGTTGGCCCTCCATGATGAGCTGCGCGCAAGCATAACACGCGCGCTCCTGGAGACGGGCGAGGGCCTTGACGACAACGCGCACaacgccgcgacggcgaacgatgtggcggcggcagataCCCCGTCGGGGCTGCAGTCCGGTGCTGGACGCTTCGTCTCACtggtggaggagatggcggccgcgtgccgccgcatcagcgccgcaccgttcgtctgctggcgcagcattGATCGCgtgacagcgctgccgccggagaacccgctgtggcggcgcctccacaacggcggcggccgggTGGACAACGCACGCGGCGAGGTCGAGGACGACACGTCGTGCGCGCCAGTGAGCGATGCACCGCGCAAGCGCAGCTCGCACCCCGCCGCGCTCCCAGACGGtgatggcagcagcggcaccgaaGCTCATccaccgtcgtcgcagcaCCCGTCCGAGTCACCGTCGCTCTACTACCTTGGCCCGCAGCAGTACATGACCGCGGCTGTATGGTGGTCGCGCGTGGAGGCGTTCGGTTTCGGTCTTCGCAGCATGGGCCTGCGCCCTGGTGACCTGATAGGCATCGTTGAGGACACGCGATGGGAGTGGCTCGTCACGTGCTACGCGGCTTGGAGCGTCGGGCTTGTTGTCGTGGTCTTCGATAGCTCGGCGCGGACCATGGCACGGGTCGCCATGGACACCGCCCCCGATATGAAGGCACTCGTGTGTGGCCCCACGGTGCATCGCGACTTGCGCCGGCACtacgacgctgccgccgccgcggccgcagctgcggctcgAAGCGCTCGCGCACCAGCCCCCGCTACACCCACGACAGCAAACGACACGAAGGACTACCACGGCGGTGGGGAGGACACGGACCAACACCCTCATGGCGCATGCGcgagcggcgacgcagcggccgcggcatGGGCGGACCAACGTGGCAAGCACGACAGTGCTGCCGGGGCGACCGCGCTGTCCGAGCGCGCTTCGGCGAAGCCGCGAACGAAACAGCCTGCACCCTCACCCATGTTTATCGTCATCCGCTCTGCCGggccgccgcgcggcggccgcagcgacggcgacgacggccacACGTCGGCGACGACACGCGCTAGCGCGAcatccgccgcggcgccgcggccttGGTGGTCACGCACGAGCGTGCACGAGCGGCAGCCGTCGCACCAGGCgcacggcgtggcggcggaggggcaCGATGACAtcgtggacgaggaggaggaggaggaactTTGGTGGAGCGACGTGCTCATGCATGGCGAGACGAAACTCAAGGCGTGGCGTCAAGGCAAGTTGCGAGaacggcggctgcagcagcaggcccgTCTCCGTCACCTGAAGCCGCAGCAACGTggcgcgcgtgccgctggcgccggcgTTGGTGGTACTGCGGTTGCGTCCTCCCCGCCGTCAAGCGCCTCCCTCCGTCGTCCTCGCTTATGTGGCGGGCTTGGCACGGATGAcctgcgcgacgccgcgtccgcggcggcagcctcgCAGGACGGGAGTGCCACGTCCGTGGCCACCAGCGCCAAACCCGGCCCCACCGAGGCCGTCAGTGATAGCGGTATAACGACACCGCACGCGACGTCCTGCACAGCGAGCACGGCTCCCGTCATACTggtcggtgccgccgccgccaaggaTGCGGCAAGGCGCACGTCGGTGCCGCTTCGAGAAAGGAGTACGCCAGCCGGGTCGCCTCCGCGCGGGAGCGGCAGTCGCTCTCTAAGCGCGCTGCCAGCAGCATCGACTCTGGCAGGCAGCGCCCCAACGatcgccgcgccgctgatgATCATCGATGACGgcccgccgcagctgccactCGCACCTCTCCAGCCAGGCGACCTCGCCTTCATCCTCTACACCGAAGGAGATCCCAAAGGCGTCCTCCTCACGCACGGTGCCGTCAAGGCATCCGTGGCTGCGCACCACGAATACCTTAACTCGAccgacgtcgacggcgacgacgggcTGCGTCGCGTGGCTGGCGGGGGCGACGCGCTTACCGGCACGGCGACCACCAGTAAAAACAGCGGCATCACCGCAGAGACCACCGGGCGTGGTGGACAGAGCAGCAGTCGCATTGCCCGCTACACGACGGCCTACATGCCCGCGCTGCGCTcccgcacagcgccagctggGCGGCCGTCGTACATGGCAtacctccctctccacgaCATCTGTGAATTCGTGGCAGAGATAGCATCGCTTCTGCGCGGCCTCCTCGTGTGCTACGGCACGCGCCGCACGCTCTTCGACACGTGGGCACGTCCGCACGGCGACCTCACCGAGTACAAGCCCACTATCTTTCCCGCTCTGCCGGCGACActggcgcgcctgcgccgcaccgttGAATCGATGGTGTCCACGGGGTATCGCCAGCTGTTGTTTGAAGCCGCCTACgaagcgcggcggcaggcaATGCGGCGCGGGTTGCACACACCGTTCCTGCTCTCCACCATCTTCGCTCCCTCGCGCAAGCTGCTCGGTGGCCGCTGTCGCCTCGTGCTTGTCCGTGGCGGGcctggcgccgccgcactgcaCCCACGGGACCAAGAGTACGTCGAGATCGTGTGCGGCGCGTCCCTTGTCCAGTCGTACGGTGTTGCGGAGACTGCCGGCTGCGGACTGCAACAGGCGTACTGCGCGACGCAGCTCGACTCGATCGGCGGCCCGCTGGGACCGGTGCACGTCAAGATGCGCGACGTCTtcgccaccagcgccacgTTCGTtggccgcgccgccaccgccgcggccgtcGCGAGCGGTGGATGCAGCCCTGGTTGGAGCGGCTGGACCCACCACTCAGAGCGGCCAACGGGTGAGCTACTGCTGCGCGGCCCCACCATCATGGCCGGATACTACCGGCAGCCggagaggacggcggcggtgctggagaagagCGGCTGGCTGCACACCGAGGAAGTCGTAGAGCGCTGCCCGGACGGCTCtctccgccgcatcgcctccctGCGCCCGCACCACGCCACGACCAGCAACGGCCACTGCATCGCCCTCGAGCCACTCGAGGCGCTCTACGCGCAGCACCCGCTCTGCCTGGAGGGCGGGGTCTGCGTGCTGGTGCATCCGTATCGGCGGTACGTCTGCGCTCTCGTCCTAACCGAtgagcaccgcctgcgcgaCTTTCTTCAGACaaccgccgcggctgctgcaacactgccgtcgccgcactCTCAGCCGAGTTCGcccacctcgccgctgccgtcgtcgcccgCACCGCAACGGCTGCTAACCTGGGCTGCGCTCGCCGGTGGGGCCTGGCCACAGTGCCTGGGCGATCCGGCGCTGAAccaggccgccgccgcctccctcgcgGCGTGGGCGACGCAGCGCGGTGAGGCCGCCCCGCacgagcgcgtgcggcaTGTTCGCGTCCTGTACGATGTGTGGGATGTTGCtcatcacacacgcaccgcgaCGGGGCGGTTGCTCCGCCCTGCGATCCACTATCGCTACAGCGGCGTCATCCAGGAGCTCTTCGCGGACGAGGACTGA
- a CDS encoding putative tricarboxylate carrier encodes MAATTFSLEGSKYDMNTFLGRARYWGEAINPALLLENESTLQKHQMLLDRWKDGQARNVPSADLWRARTAVESCIHPTTQEVIPPAFRMSMFLPMNYFVVPFMMLPSTVMSVGRTVAIQWFNQSYNSAVNYANRSSDKQPVSEILKAYTAAVVVACGGSLLATMLLKRIPTGTTTSTVIRATVPFLAVSCAATVNLASMRKNEWLGSGQGIRVVDEDGVTRGTSAAAGWDSLKKCSVARVIWNAPCMMLPTLSVMPLMRVSPFARRHSALTECLLQLLGLTLGVPLALAAYDLHQAIPASKLEPPFRNLKRRDGSPVQTFTYYKGL; translated from the coding sequence ATGGCGGCCACCACCTTCTCGCTGGAGGGGTCCAAGTACGATATGAACACCTTCTTGGGTCGCGCCCGGTACTGGGGCGAGGCGATCAACcctgcgctgctcctcgagaACGAGAGTACGCTACAGAAGCATCAGATGCTGCTCGACCGGTGGAAGGATGGGCAGGCCCGCAACGTGCCCAGCGCCGACCtctggcgcgcgcgcacggccGTCGAGAGCTGCATCCACCCGACCACGCAGGAAGTCATCCCGCCCGCCTTCCGCATGTCCATGTTCCTGCCCATGAACTACTTCGTTGTCCCATTCATGATGCTGCCGTCGACGGTCATGAGCGTGGGCCGCACGGTGGCCATTCAGTGGTTCAACCAGAGCTACAACAGTGCCGTCAACTACGCCAACCGCTCGTCCGACAAGCAGCCAGTGTCGGAGATCCTGAAGGCGTACACGGCGGCGGTCGTCGTggcgtgcggcggcagcctgCTCGCGACCATGTTGTTGAAGCGCATCCCGACCGGCACGACCACGTCGACGGTGATCCGCGCGACGGTGCCTTTCCTCGCcgtcagctgcgccgcgacggtGAACTTGGCGAGCATGCGCAAGAACGAGTGGCTCGGCAGCGGGCAGggcatccgcgtcgtcgacgaggatggcgtcACGCGCGgcacgagcgccgcggccgggTGGGACAGCCTGAAGAAgtgcagcgtcgcgcgcgTCATTTGGAACGCACCGTGCATGATGCTGCCGACGCTGAGCGTCATGCCGCTCATGCGCGTGAGCCCCTTCGCCAGGCGCCACTCAGCGCTCACCGAgtgcctgctgcagctgctcggccTCACGCTCGGCGTGCCCCTGGCGCTGGCCGCGTATGACCTTCACCAGGCCATCCCAGCCTCGAAGCTGGAGCCGCCGTTCCGCAACCTCAAGCGACGCGACGGCTCACCTGTGCAGACGTTCACGTATTACAAGGGGCTGTAG
- a CDS encoding mitochondrial RNA editing ligase 1, with protein sequence MDPSENFFGYHLLIDDFTAQVRALCALLKRKYGVTGRMGRVVLHGELFGAKYKHPLVPKSTKWCTLPNKKRIPIAGVEIQSEPFPQYSPELHYFAFDVKYSVSGDEEDVVLLPFDDFTEVCAQVPNLLYAKPLVRGTLDECLAFDVENFITPLPALLGLGNYPLEGNLAEGVVIRHVRRGDPAVESSGVSTIIKLRCSSFMELKHPGKQQELKATFLDTVRAGALQRVRRGKKVTVLADSMLPKLEAAANALLLNNVSEGRLSNVLSKIGREPLLTGEVTQEDVALMLAQDALKDFLKETDPVVLNTSLSFRKTLIRSVYFAAEELLQGEWNRMMDRLKASQAEIDAAIAAQEKAEAQ encoded by the coding sequence atGGACCCGAGCGAGAACTTCTTCGGCTACCACCTCCTCATCGACGACTTCACGGCGCAGGTCCGCGCgttgtgtgcgctgctgaagcgcaaGTACGGCGTGACGGGCCGCATGGGCCGCGTCGTGCTGCACGGGGAATTGTTCGGTGCCAAGTACAAGCATCCGCTCGTGCCCAAGAGTACCAAGTGGTGCACGCTGCCGAATAAGAAGAGGATCCCGATCGCGGGGGTGGAGATACAGAGCGAGCCGTTCCCGCAGTACAGCCCGGAGCTGCACTACTTCGCATTCGACGTCAAGTACTCCGTCTCGGGTGATGAGGAggatgtggtgctgctgcccttcgACGACTTCACGGAGGTGTGCGCGCAGGTGCCGAATCTCCTGTACGCGAAGCCGCTGGTGCGCGGCACGCTGGACGAGTGCCTCGCCTTCGACGTGGAGAACTTCATCACACCGCTGCCCGCGCTGCTCGGGCTGGGCAACTACCCGCTCGAAGGCAACCTCGCCGAGGGCGTCGTCATCCGCcacgtgcgccgcggcgacccGGCGGTGGAGAGCAGCGGGGTCTCGACGATCATCAAgctgcgctgctcttccttCATGGAGCTCAAGCACCCCGgcaagcagcaggagctgaaGGCGACGTTCCTCGACACCGTGCGTgccggcgcgctgcagcgcgtgcgcagaggcaagaaggtgacggtgctggcggACTCGATGCTGCCGaagctggaggcggccgcgaacgcgctgctgctgaacaaCGTCAGCGAGGGTCGTCTGAGCAACGTGCTGTCGAAGATCGGCCgcgagccgctgctgacCGGCGAAGTGACGCAGGAGGATGTCGCGCTGATGCTCGCGCAGGACGCCCTGAAGGACTTTCTGAAAGAGACAGACCCGGTCGTGTTGAACACATCGCTTTCTTTTCGCAAGACGCTCATCCGCAGCGTGTACTTCGCGGCggaagagctgctgcagggcgaATGGAATCGCATGATGGACCGGCTAAAGGCGTCGCAGGCGGAGATCGACGCCGCCATTGCCGCGCAGGAGAAGGCAGAGGCGCagtga